One window of Hujiaoplasma nucleasis genomic DNA carries:
- the gltX gene encoding glutamate--tRNA ligase yields MNKKEMIANAIFPDIKKSVLDLEIEFPKRNLKEGAIVTRFAPSPTGFLHTGSLFTSLVSWRFAKQTEGVFFLRLEDTDQKREIKGSGDKVIEQLKTFGIEPDESYLEESMYGPLIQSERKEIYHTVIKEMIISGDAYPCFCSHDDLADIRRYQEDNKLLPGYYGEFATCRHLNDDEVLDRIKKGDDFVIRFKSNGQADQRVSFDDAIRGTIEFPENILDIVIMKTDQLPTYHFAHVVDDHFMRTTHVTRGEEWMSSAPIHLEIFDRLNWTRPIYAHFPVIMKLDDGKRRKLSKRKDEEASVDYFLEKGYPIEGFLEYLMTLANSNFEEWRIENPQANIFDFDLSFNKMSLDGALFDIEKIKSISKDRLSLMNAHDFTDNALAYARQYEPKLEEMIEIDRQYFEDIINIGRDQEKPRKDYEKYADVYDIVAFMYDKNFYDMIEELPFNERFSKDLIKEILDEYIEDTGLNLDQNEWFSALKDKAVKRNFAPRPKDYKKNPDQYIGHVGDYAEIVRIAACGKPDTPNFYDVLKILGQKRVVERISYTINLL; encoded by the coding sequence ATGAACAAGAAAGAAATGATTGCTAATGCTATTTTTCCAGACATTAAAAAGTCTGTTTTAGATTTGGAAATTGAATTTCCAAAAAGAAATTTAAAAGAAGGGGCTATAGTCACAAGATTCGCCCCTAGTCCTACTGGGTTTTTACATACAGGATCTTTATTTACCTCTCTAGTATCTTGGCGCTTCGCTAAACAAACAGAGGGAGTCTTTTTCTTAAGATTGGAAGATACTGATCAAAAAAGAGAAATAAAAGGATCAGGTGATAAAGTGATTGAACAATTAAAAACTTTTGGTATTGAACCTGATGAGTCTTATTTAGAAGAATCAATGTATGGCCCTTTAATTCAGTCTGAAAGAAAGGAAATTTATCATACAGTGATTAAAGAAATGATTATTTCTGGAGATGCATACCCTTGTTTTTGTTCTCACGATGATTTAGCTGATATTAGACGTTACCAAGAAGACAATAAATTGTTACCGGGATATTACGGAGAATTTGCGACTTGTCGTCATCTGAATGATGATGAAGTCTTAGATAGAATTAAAAAAGGTGATGATTTTGTTATTCGTTTTAAATCAAATGGTCAAGCAGATCAAAGAGTTTCTTTTGATGATGCTATAAGAGGCACCATTGAGTTTCCTGAGAATATTTTGGATATTGTTATTATGAAAACTGACCAATTACCAACATATCATTTTGCCCATGTGGTTGATGATCATTTTATGAGAACTACTCATGTAACCAGAGGTGAAGAGTGGATGTCTTCTGCGCCAATTCATTTAGAAATTTTTGATAGATTGAATTGGACCAGACCTATATATGCTCATTTTCCAGTCATCATGAAGTTAGATGATGGAAAAAGAAGAAAATTATCTAAGAGAAAAGATGAAGAAGCTTCAGTGGATTATTTCTTAGAAAAAGGTTATCCTATTGAAGGTTTTTTAGAATATTTAATGACCCTAGCAAATTCGAATTTTGAAGAGTGGAGGATAGAAAATCCACAAGCAAATATCTTTGATTTTGATTTGTCTTTTAATAAGATGAGTCTTGATGGTGCTTTGTTTGATATAGAAAAAATTAAGTCTATATCTAAGGATAGATTATCCTTAATGAATGCTCATGATTTTACAGATAATGCTCTTGCTTATGCTCGTCAATATGAGCCAAAATTAGAAGAAATGATAGAAATTGATAGGCAATATTTTGAAGATATTATTAACATTGGTAGAGATCAAGAAAAACCAAGAAAAGATTATGAAAAATACGCTGATGTTTATGATATAGTGGCTTTTATGTATGACAAGAACTTTTATGATATGATTGAAGAACTACCTTTTAATGAAAGATTTTCTAAGGACTTAATTAAAGAAATATTAGATGAATATATTGAAGATACAGGCCTAAATTTAGACCAAAATGAATGGTTTTCAGCTTTGAAAGATAAAGCTGTTAAGAGGAACTTTGCTCCAAGACCAAAAGATTACAAAAAGAATCCTGATCAGTATATTGGCCATGTAGGAGATTACGCTGAGATTGTAAGGATTGCTGCATGTGGGAAACCTGATACACCGAATTTTTACGATGTATTAAAAATTTTGGGACAAAAAAGAGTTGTAGAGCGAATATCTTATACAATAAATTTATTATAG
- a CDS encoding L-cysteine desulfidase family protein: MTSTIYEQEIFDILKEELVPAKGCTEPISIAFAAAKAREVLGEIPDKIIVSASGNLIKNIRCVTVPNTGNLVGIEASAIAGMIGGDASLDLEVISNIKESDLNIIHQYLLKKMVKVTLLDTPLNLHFILKAQKDNNEVIIEIKNLHTNIVRISKNNKDIYFKEDVKEDYFGVETDRSFLTIEHILNFANKANIETLRKILKRQIDDNMAIAEKGIQGQFGVEIGKTILKHDKTIYGKIKAYTAAASEARMSGCSLPVITNSGSGNQGIASSIPVIIYSKHLGVSDETMHRALVLSNLLTIYQKGFIGRLSAFCGAISATVSSGATLTYLEGGSLEQIKMTITNALANVSGVVCDGAKPSCASKIVTGLEASFLGHHLAMENRQYNPLSGILKDSADDTITAVGKMASLGMKDTDKVILALMLEDKDFLN; encoded by the coding sequence ATGACAAGCACTATTTACGAACAAGAAATTTTTGATATTTTAAAGGAAGAATTGGTTCCGGCTAAGGGATGTACTGAACCTATATCCATCGCCTTTGCGGCCGCAAAAGCTAGGGAGGTACTAGGTGAAATTCCTGATAAAATAATCGTTAGTGCTAGTGGCAACTTAATTAAGAATATTCGTTGTGTTACGGTGCCTAACACTGGTAATCTTGTTGGCATAGAAGCTTCTGCTATTGCTGGTATGATAGGAGGAGATGCTTCTTTAGATTTAGAAGTGATTTCTAACATTAAAGAAAGCGACTTAAATATTATTCACCAATATTTATTAAAAAAAATGGTTAAAGTCACTTTATTGGATACACCTTTAAATTTACATTTTATTTTAAAAGCTCAAAAAGATAATAATGAAGTCATCATAGAAATAAAAAATCTTCACACAAATATAGTTAGAATTAGTAAAAATAATAAAGATATCTATTTTAAAGAAGATGTTAAAGAAGATTATTTTGGAGTTGAAACAGATCGTTCTTTCTTAACCATCGAACATATTCTAAACTTTGCTAACAAAGCTAATATAGAAACATTAAGAAAGATACTAAAAAGACAAATCGATGATAACATGGCCATTGCTGAAAAGGGCATTCAAGGTCAATTCGGTGTTGAAATCGGAAAAACTATTTTAAAACATGATAAAACCATCTATGGAAAAATAAAAGCTTATACTGCTGCCGCTTCAGAAGCTAGAATGAGCGGTTGTTCATTACCAGTTATTACCAATTCTGGTAGCGGTAATCAAGGTATTGCATCTTCAATTCCAGTCATCATTTATTCAAAACATTTAGGTGTAAGCGATGAAACCATGCATAGGGCTTTGGTCTTATCAAACCTGTTAACCATATATCAAAAAGGATTTATTGGAAGATTATCTGCTTTTTGCGGAGCTATAAGTGCTACAGTTTCTTCAGGTGCTACTTTGACTTATCTTGAAGGCGGAAGCCTTGAGCAAATAAAAATGACCATTACCAATGCCTTAGCCAATGTATCAGGCGTCGTATGTGATGGAGCTAAACCATCTTGTGCCTCAAAAATCGTCACTGGATTAGAAGCTTCATTTTTAGGCCATCATCTAGCTATGGAAAATAGACAATATAATCCACTATCAGGTATTTTAAAAGACTCTGCAGATGATACCATTACAGCTGTAGGTAAAATGGCTAGTCTTGGAATGAAAGATACTGATAAAGTAATATTAGCTTTAATGCTTGAAGATAAAGATTTTCTAAATTAA
- a CDS encoding M48 family metallopeptidase, which translates to MEVIIQILVYGILIFLFVFELVLSILNYKNRNAKIPESVIDVYEEEEYKKYQAYTMANFKFSLFVKGFDLLLIIILLVSGFFHWIHKIAHQISDNYYLSVLLFLFFYFLLSFISGLVISYIKTFKIEESYGFNKMTLRTFILDKIKSLILTLVLGSALLYGLLAIHQNTGSMFFVYSWIGLTIIIVLMNLIYTSLIVPIFNKLKPLEDGSLKDKIETFAQSVGYQIDKISVMDASRRSSKLNAFFSGFGKSKRIVLFDTLIDKMTEDQIVAVLAHEIGHNKHKHIIFNLFQTVLMLSIYILVLSLFLNQAIFSQAFGFENINLGFNLILYVIILSPILSLISIFTAFISRKFEYQADAFVKNNGSSEDLIQALKVLARENYSNLTPHPYYVKIFYSHPPIANRIDALK; encoded by the coding sequence ATGGAAGTAATCATTCAGATTTTGGTTTATGGAATTTTGATTTTTTTGTTTGTTTTTGAACTTGTTTTATCTATTTTGAATTACAAAAACAGAAATGCTAAAATTCCTGAATCCGTTATAGATGTTTATGAGGAAGAAGAATATAAAAAGTATCAAGCTTATACCATGGCCAATTTTAAGTTTTCCTTATTTGTAAAAGGCTTTGATTTGCTATTAATCATCATTTTATTAGTCTCAGGATTCTTTCATTGGATTCATAAAATAGCTCATCAAATTTCTGATAATTATTATTTGTCAGTTTTATTATTCCTCTTTTTTTATTTTTTACTTTCTTTTATTAGTGGTTTAGTCATTTCGTATATAAAAACCTTTAAGATAGAAGAATCATATGGTTTTAATAAAATGACTTTGAGAACCTTTATTTTAGATAAGATAAAATCATTGATATTAACCCTTGTTCTTGGTTCAGCTTTACTTTATGGACTCTTAGCCATTCACCAAAATACCGGTTCTATGTTTTTTGTTTATTCGTGGATTGGATTAACCATCATTATTGTCCTTATGAATTTAATTTATACTTCATTGATTGTTCCAATTTTTAATAAGTTAAAACCTTTAGAAGATGGAAGTCTAAAAGATAAAATTGAGACTTTCGCTCAATCTGTGGGCTATCAAATAGATAAGATATCTGTCATGGATGCATCAAGAAGATCTTCTAAACTTAATGCATTCTTTTCTGGATTTGGCAAATCAAAAAGAATTGTATTATTTGATACTTTAATCGATAAAATGACTGAAGATCAAATAGTCGCTGTTTTGGCCCATGAAATTGGTCATAATAAACATAAACACATTATTTTTAACTTGTTTCAGACAGTATTAATGTTAAGTATTTACATTTTAGTATTATCCTTATTTTTGAATCAGGCTATTTTTTCACAGGCTTTTGGTTTTGAAAACATAAATCTAGGTTTTAATCTGATATTGTATGTGATTATATTGTCGCCAATCTTATCTTTGATATCTATTTTTACAGCTTTTATATCTAGGAAATTTGAATATCAAGCTGATGCCTTTGTTAAAAATAATGGTAGTTCTGAAGATTTAATTCAAGCACTCAAGGTTCTAGCAAGAGAGAATTATTCAAATTTAACACCTCATCCATATTATGTTAAGATTTTTTATTCCCACCCACCTATTGCCAACAGAATTGATGCTTTAAAATAG
- the pdhA gene encoding pyruvate dehydrogenase (acetyl-transferring) E1 component subunit alpha has translation MLFEEFDPLKGKTLQILDQDGKIVNDKLVPKIKKDTLMKMYHTMVLGRIADEKALQFQRQGRMLTYAPNHGQEAAQLGSIAAMDDDDWLVLAFREMNAMLYKGVTLEQSFLYWLGNEWGSRFNDDVKVLPINVPIGSQISHAAGLAYAAKLKGTKEVAIAYIGDGGTSHGEFHEGMSFASAYDLPMIVIIQNNQYAISTPREKTIKSKTLAQKAIAYGIPGIQVDGNDPLAMYLATETARERALKGEGPTLIEAVTYRMGPHTTSDNPKLYREDSEVEEWEKKDPLKRFKKYLIDKKYWTDKKDEDLHETSKKEVLDTFKKVENSGEVDLEDIFKYTYESLTPELEKQMKYYQEFLNEEGAK, from the coding sequence ATGTTATTCGAAGAATTTGATCCGCTAAAGGGAAAAACCTTACAAATATTGGATCAAGATGGAAAAATCGTTAATGATAAATTAGTACCTAAGATTAAAAAAGATACTTTAATGAAAATGTATCACACCATGGTTTTAGGTAGAATCGCTGATGAGAAAGCGCTTCAATTTCAAAGACAAGGTCGTATGTTAACATACGCACCAAACCACGGCCAAGAGGCTGCCCAATTAGGATCTATTGCAGCTATGGATGATGATGACTGGTTGGTATTGGCTTTTAGAGAAATGAACGCCATGTTATATAAGGGTGTTACTCTAGAACAATCTTTCCTTTATTGGTTGGGTAATGAATGGGGATCTAGATTTAATGATGATGTCAAAGTTTTACCAATTAATGTCCCTATTGGTTCACAGATATCACATGCTGCAGGTCTTGCTTATGCTGCAAAACTAAAAGGGACTAAAGAAGTAGCCATCGCCTATATTGGTGACGGCGGGACATCTCATGGTGAATTCCATGAAGGTATGAGTTTTGCTTCTGCTTATGATTTGCCAATGATCGTCATAATCCAAAATAATCAATACGCTATTTCTACACCAAGAGAGAAAACCATTAAGTCAAAAACATTGGCTCAAAAAGCTATCGCTTATGGTATCCCTGGTATCCAAGTAGATGGTAACGATCCTTTGGCAATGTATCTAGCCACTGAAACTGCTAGAGAAAGAGCCTTAAAAGGTGAAGGGCCAACGTTGATTGAAGCTGTAACTTATAGAATGGGTCCTCATACAACATCAGACAATCCTAAACTATATAGAGAAGATTCTGAAGTTGAAGAATGGGAGAAAAAAGATCCTTTGAAACGTTTTAAAAAATATTTAATTGACAAAAAATATTGGACAGATAAAAAAGATGAAGACTTGCATGAAACTAGCAAAAAAGAAGTCTTAGATACATTTAAAAAAGTAGAAAACTCAGGAGAAGTTGATTTAGAAGATATCTTTAAATATACTTATGAATCATTAACACCTGAACTAGAAAAACAAATGAAATATTATCAAGAATTTTTAAATGAGGAAGGTGCAAAATAA
- a CDS encoding alpha-ketoacid dehydrogenase subunit beta: MAVKTILQAINEALDQAMEKDESVVVYGEDVGFEGGVFRTTAGLQKKYGEGRVFDTPIAEAAIAGSAVGMAINGLKPVVEMQFSGFSLPAYNQVVTHVARFRNRSRGKYHLPMVIRMPYGGGVKALEHHSESLETLYAHIPGLKLVIPSTPYDAKGLTMAAINDPDPVIIMEPKRIYRAFKQDIPDEPYEVEIGKARMVKEGKDITIIAWGALVREVEKAMKTLDVDAEIIDLRTIAPMDTEAIIKSVKKTGRVLVVHEAYKSFGPAAEIISRVNEEAFFYLEAAPRRLAGFDVTVPLPKGEGHFIISPEQIAYEVKKLMAEKA; the protein is encoded by the coding sequence ATGGCTGTTAAAACAATTTTACAAGCAATTAATGAAGCCCTTGACCAAGCAATGGAAAAGGATGAATCTGTTGTAGTCTATGGTGAAGATGTTGGTTTTGAAGGTGGTGTCTTTAGAACAACTGCTGGCCTTCAAAAGAAATATGGAGAGGGCAGAGTCTTTGATACACCAATCGCTGAGGCAGCCATTGCTGGTTCTGCAGTAGGTATGGCCATTAATGGATTAAAACCGGTTGTAGAAATGCAATTTTCAGGTTTTTCGCTGCCTGCTTACAATCAAGTCGTAACCCATGTGGCAAGATTTAGAAATCGTTCAAGAGGTAAATATCATTTACCAATGGTCATTAGAATGCCATATGGTGGTGGGGTTAAAGCCTTAGAACATCACTCTGAAAGTTTAGAGACCCTATACGCCCATATTCCAGGTTTAAAACTTGTGATTCCTTCAACACCTTATGACGCAAAAGGTTTAACCATGGCAGCTATAAACGATCCTGACCCAGTGATTATCATGGAACCAAAAAGAATTTATAGAGCCTTTAAACAAGATATACCTGACGAACCTTATGAAGTTGAAATCGGAAAAGCAAGAATGGTTAAAGAAGGAAAAGATATAACCATTATTGCCTGGGGTGCTTTAGTAAGAGAAGTCGAAAAAGCTATGAAAACTTTAGATGTGGATGCTGAAATCATTGATTTAAGAACCATTGCGCCAATGGATACTGAAGCAATCATAAAATCAGTTAAGAAAACTGGTAGGGTTTTGGTCGTCCATGAAGCATATAAATCATTTGGTCCTGCAGCTGAAATCATCTCGAGAGTCAATGAAGAAGCCTTCTTCTATTTAGAAGCAGCTCCAAGAAGACTTGCTGGTTTTGATGTGACTGTGCCTTTACCAAAAGGGGAAGGCCATTTCATCATTAGTCCAGAACAAATAGCTTATGAGGTTAAAAAACTCATGGCTGAAAAGGCATAG
- a CDS encoding dihydrolipoamide acetyltransferase family protein — protein sequence MFDFKFADIGEGIHEGKILEWKYKQGDKVEEGETLVIIETDKVNAEIPIPVDGTIVKLGPPEGEIIQVGDLLARIDDGEGDSEEASEEKTEKQVDTKEDDNIEEDEGGVVGKLESSDEMIESYETKSEKSKSERVLATPVARKLASDLNIDIQEIKGSGEHGRVLKEDIENHKGQSQKQTNRQGQKVFNAPEIKVYEADRREKISSLRKSVVNAMTLSKQVIPHTTLIDELDVTDLVNFRNDHKGKAADEGVKLTYMAFIIKALTKAIKDYPILNASFDQINEEIIYRSQVNVGIAVDTPDGLIVPNIKNADTLSLFDIARKVEEIASLAKERKIQLSDLQRGTISITNFGAFDAISGTPIIKHPEVAILGIGKIDKKPVVRNNEIVIRDILPLSLTFDHRIIDGADGGRAMRAFKKYLKDPLLLLMN from the coding sequence ATGTTTGATTTTAAATTCGCAGATATCGGTGAAGGAATTCACGAAGGAAAGATATTAGAATGGAAATATAAACAAGGTGATAAGGTTGAAGAAGGCGAAACCTTAGTCATCATAGAAACTGATAAAGTCAATGCTGAAATTCCAATTCCGGTGGATGGGACTATCGTTAAATTAGGTCCACCTGAAGGTGAAATTATCCAGGTTGGTGATTTATTAGCCCGTATTGATGATGGTGAAGGTGACTCTGAAGAAGCCAGTGAAGAAAAAACTGAAAAACAAGTAGATACTAAAGAGGATGACAACATCGAAGAGGATGAAGGCGGCGTTGTTGGTAAGCTTGAATCATCAGATGAAATGATTGAATCATATGAAACAAAATCTGAAAAATCAAAATCTGAACGCGTTCTTGCGACACCAGTCGCTAGAAAACTAGCATCTGATTTAAATATTGATATTCAAGAGATTAAAGGTAGTGGCGAACACGGAAGAGTCTTAAAAGAAGACATAGAAAACCATAAAGGACAAAGCCAAAAACAAACTAACCGACAAGGACAAAAAGTCTTTAATGCACCAGAAATTAAAGTTTATGAAGCTGATCGTAGAGAAAAAATATCTTCTCTAAGAAAATCTGTTGTCAATGCTATGACTTTATCAAAACAAGTGATTCCACACACAACTTTAATTGATGAATTAGATGTTACGGATTTAGTAAACTTTAGAAATGACCATAAGGGAAAAGCCGCTGATGAAGGTGTTAAATTAACTTATATGGCATTTATTATCAAAGCTTTAACAAAAGCAATCAAGGATTACCCTATTTTAAACGCTTCTTTTGATCAAATCAATGAAGAGATCATCTATAGAAGTCAAGTCAATGTAGGTATCGCTGTTGATACACCTGATGGTTTGATTGTGCCAAACATTAAAAATGCCGATACTTTAAGTTTGTTTGATATCGCTAGAAAAGTTGAAGAAATCGCAAGTTTAGCTAAAGAAAGAAAAATACAATTGTCTGACTTACAAAGAGGTACCATATCAATCACTAATTTTGGGGCTTTTGATGCTATATCAGGCACCCCAATCATTAAACATCCTGAAGTTGCTATATTAGGTATTGGTAAAATTGATAAGAAACCTGTGGTAAGAAATAATGAAATCGTCATTAGAGATATCCTTCCTTTATCATTAACATTTGATCATAGAATCATTGATGGAGCTGATGGTGGTAGAGCTATGAGAGCTTTCAAAAAATACTTAAAAGACCCTCTTCTACTACTCATGAATTAG